CCGAAGCCCTGCCCAGCAGGCTCCACATGGTGGGTTTTCTGCTATGCACTTCTTAAGTTGTGATCTACagtgaaagaaacaaacaagagaaaTTAACATGGACGTTTTGTGACTTCCTTAGCATAGTACAACATTAATTATAGGCTGTGGTGAGCTTACTTTGTCACTTCACAGCAAAAACATCGAATTTGTCTCTCGTTCAGGCTACTGCACAAATCcttgattgattgtttgttaCACTGACCcctgaacaaaataaaagcaagaagGACACAGCACAACAATTGGTTTATATCTGGTTCCCTATTTTTTATTCTAATCACGTAAttcattgttttaaacaaacatacaaCATGTAAGCTACGGCAAAAAATGACAACTAAAATGGAAATATGAATGAAACggttagaaaaaaacaaatgtggcaAAAATGTGCCAACTATTTAGAATGAAATCATACTAATTCTCGTCAGTAATAACATAAACGTTGACTTTGGTCACCCTGCCAGCTTGAAGATTTGGAATTTCAACACTTCCGAGGACACTAAGCAAAAGCAAAAGAGCAACATTTAGATATGTCAATTAAggacaaaatgtacaaaaagtcaaggactgagaaacaaaacattttgggaCTTGAGCTAATATGAGTATGAATAATTTAAGTCATTTGATGGCTTCgttgttttaaacaaatcaatgtgttcattttgttttcttatcatTGACTAGTTCATAATACATTCAATATGGCTGCTTACCTATTAGGACTGAATGGCTCTTCGTTCTGACCATTGAGCATTACGGTGACTGTACCGGTAGCATGTTGTGCAAACTATAGACATAAGAATATACATATTATATCAAGAAGTAAGGTGATTTTTTagggaagaggattagggccactataaacaattttttttggttctgactttttttttaggattctgGCTCcgaaaaaaaagtctgaattctGACATTAATCTCATAACACTGAGATTAAAGaaagaattcttttttttttcagtggccctaatcctcttccatAATTTTTAAAGCAGTATTTTTGTAATAATATTATAAATTACTATAAAATAACAAACTGACAACATGTAAGATTTTAGACTGAAGACTTGAAGAAATGTATCTCCAATCCTGTTCTCTAATAGTGTTCTGACGGCTTTGGCTGTATGCATAATCACAGACCGATGGGTCCTAAAAGTGGAGTAATGTAAACTACTGTATAAGATTTTCTCACATGGCAAATTTGCATCCTCCGTCCATGTGCCTCTACTTCTCATCTAGCTTTAAATTCCTAACCAGGAGGAGCTAAGATGCAAGGTAAGGATGCAAgtgaaggaaacaggaagacaaTCAGGACAAAGACATATTGATGATGACATTGGTCTGATGACCTCTGTCCCTACTTTCACTTTTACAGTAGGTCCCTTCATGTCACTGACAGACTTAAGGGATTTGTTGGTAAAACTAGTGATTGCATTATGGGACCTTACCTTTCTGGAGGTAGCTGACCAGAATGCGCTAACAGGGGTGTCACCCAAGGTTTTAATTCCCCTAATGCCTCTTATTAAAgttacacacagacatgcagagagacacagaaagatatatgtttcctttttttgttacttttgaaGGTGCAGTTTACTTATGTGTGACAGTTTTACTTGTACTAAGATCATCACTTCATCGTACAACTTATTTTGATTGATAATATAAAACATTCGGTTTCCCTCTAAAGCacaaaaatagaataaatattGGAAGATGATGTTTAAAGCTGGGACAAAACAGTCAAAGTACACATTTGGAGTTTGTTGATGGATTTAGCTTATTACCGTATGGAAATGAACTATAGCATGTTACAATAAACTGATTTGATATGTATGGTTCTGTGATGCACAGTGCCTGTTCAATCTTACCATCGCACTCACACCACTTCTTTCCATCCAGCACATATCCCAACAAAGTTTTCTCCAAGAAGTAGAAACACTCTCATCTTAATGAAGTCCTGGACCAAATCCTTTGTGTCACTCCACAACATCGTCTAGCCCCAAGAGAGTGTATTTGAcattgttaaataaacaaattaaaaatctgCTTTGGTTAATATGTATAAggctttttattctttttttaaaatccttgaTGTTTATTGAAATAGCCAAAAAATTTACTGAAAAAGTAAAGAAACTGACTTTTCACTTGTCTCTGGGAATGCCTCACATTTCTCCATGAAATTTTTTTTGAAGTTATAGAAGTTTTAGACACCATTTTGAAGTGTCTTCAATTACAAACAAAAACCCTCTGTGGAAGTTTCCTTCTCATATAGTGTCTTATCTTAGTCACGTGGTTCTTTCCAGTAACCTCATGAGTGCCTCATTGTGCACCAGTCCAAACCCTGTTAAAGATGACCTTCTTTTATAGTATGATAGCTACTTCACTTCTGTAAGAAATACATATTCTTTTAATCCAATGAAAGGGAACCCCAAAGGGCACTAAATCAAGTACTATCTACCAAAGGAACATTTAAAATAGACCCCAAGCTTCACTGTTTCTCACTTAATAGAAATGAAGTTTAtttcagcattaaaaaaataataataataattaaaccactacacaaaaacaaagcaagaaCACGTAATTATATGatcatttcatgtaaagatgaaatttacaaaataaatacatttcggGACCAAAAAAGTTTTGGGACGAAGCTGTGGGGtgagaaacaaaaactgaagttCCAGCATCTCATAAGATATTTTATAAGAACACCTCTCAATCCATAACATAGATTGAAATCAAGAATTCAAAACTATACCACAGGTTCAGCCCTTTGACAGAAACGcaattctgctttttatttgtccTTACTTTCTGTGAACATGATGTAATAGGGTGTAGTGGTTTCACTCTCGTGATAAGTGAAAATGACTAAATAATGCACAGTTGTTGCACTTCTCAAACTCtacttttgtttactttttatagGTGCTGCGCTGCAGGACTGAGAAGTTCAGGAGATCCTTTGTCCCCATAGCCATTTTGCTTTTTAACACACAGGCCAATGATAGCAGCTCATGACTGTAGCTGTAGCTGTAACTGTCACTGTCTGCCTTTCTCTTGTTTCTCTCCCTAACACCCTGGGGATTCTTGTCATTATAAGAAGTATTTAGGACTACAacaactttttgtattttaatcatCTGTTAATATCTATGCagtttgaaattattttttctctgtttttagcTAGTGAGATATGGGACACTCATGAATCTCCCCAATGGGAAgaataaagtatttatctatcttttatttatcttttttaagttgtttggCTTGAATATTTAGAGCCAAAACAAGTGACATCAAATTAATTCACACAGACAATTATAATCACACTTCAGATTCCAACGACAAGGGCCTCATATTTGAACAAGTATCATGTCAACTTAGTGATCCGTGCTTTTGCTCATcgaaacaatatatatatatttttttcacactAATAACCTAAGAAACAGAAGACAGGAAGTATATGCATAAGATGAATGGAATGTGTAGGACAtattatactttttattattgctttTGTCCCATCATGTTTGACAGACAGGGTGGGGCACCACAGACGATAACGTGAATAatcatgtttctctttaacagcatcaccagtGTTGCTCTCTTCAACCTCTATTTGAAATACTTAAAGATTTGAGGAAGTCAGAGGATGTGATTTCAAATCTCAGCAGCTTCTTAGAAATGTAAAAGCTGTTCAAAGGTCGTGATGAAGCTTTTATTATTAAGTATTATTAAACTTCTGCTGATGGATGCTTAAAATACGGCACAAGCAAACAACATTATCGAATGAACAGTATTTGATAGTGTATTTGATAGAAGTCTTTCAGCTCGAGTGTATTACCCTGCAGAACAAGAACGTAATTTAAAGCTTCCTCCCCAGGCCGTAAAACGACTCATGACATTTTTGTAAAGACACTTTTCAAAATACTTCAATAACATGTCAGAAAGAATTGCATCTGAAAATGTAATACaacaagaaacatgtttcttttggGCTCTTCTTTCCTAATCACAATATTTTGGTTAACAGTTAACATTGAGGTTGTGCAAACCTCAAAGTACTTCGTACCTATAAGTAATATTTTTGTAAAGACACTTTTCAAAATACTTCAATAACTCAAATCCTCTATCCATTTTCAGTCCCATAGATGTAGCAGGCATAATCTAAGTGTATTATAAATTAGGCTGGTTTTCGTGGTTGACACAGTTTACACTGACTTTGGGGATTTCTGTAAACTCACTTTTTCTACAAATGAAAAGGGAGTGTGGGAGAGCAACTTTGAAGAGAGGTTGCAGATGTGgcacacaagcatgcacaaaAGTTATCAACCTGGGTACTTTGACCTGTAGGGGGCAGCATAAAACATACAATAAGTGCCTGAGATTACAGGTAGAGAAGGGGCTAACATTCTTCTTTTTACATCAACGAGGCAttataaagataaaataaaataataattcatcaaaATGGTCAGAATTCAATGTGGATGCTCTGAAAGGATTCAACTGCAGGTCACatctgactttagtttaaatgtTGTCAAGTTAGTTTCATGATCTTTGTCTTAAATAATTCCTGTTAAATGTCTTAGTTTGGCAATTATTTATCATATGCTGTACTGGAAAGATTTAGCAGACATGTTTTCtgtaggggggggggaagggaaaACAGTCAGAGAGCAGAATCCCCAAGAAATCTGCACAAAGAAGATAATGAAAGCTTGATTGGATACAATATTTTTGTTCACTTTTCTGAAAACTATTGATAACTCATGGAATTTAAACTACACATTAATCAACGTGCATCTTGAAGTCAGATAGTCAATAAAATATAGGTCAGGGTTTTCCAGTGTACGGAAGCCCTTAGAGGACATTCATCCTGAGCGCCAGAGTCTTTTCTAAACGTTGACATTTTATgacaaagtttacatgaaaatatcgaaatgaataataaaaataaactgacaAACAGCATACTTTCTCTAATGTCTCAATTTTTAAGAAGTACCTGTTCAAAAAGGGTGTAGGATGTGTTGAGGACGTTTGTAGATACTCggattatatattttgtttctaATGTATCAACACAAAAATGATCACACACCAAGAGAAAGTTCCACATCcttttgtttgaaacattttattgtaaaaaaaatatgaaattctGCCCTCAGGTAGGAGTGAGATTGTCAGTTGAACGTGATTAGATAGCAGCGTTGCTTTTGAACCCTACAGTAAATCagagttttaaaataataataattcatgagCCTTAGGAGGTTTCTGAATACTTAAAGACACTAAACAAAATTCAAAGCTTCATCCAAAGgtaactggacttggttgaagatcttgaagatgtttcacctctcctctgaaagtcttcttcagttctaaacttaAATGGGGTTAATGTATATTAACTTAGGTTCGGGAGCAGGACTACGCCCAAGCCACACCTCCAATCACCTGACAAGCCTACTTGTACTGAGCCATCCCACTCCACATCGTTTGTCTCAGTTCTTCAACGacccaccctcccttccctccctctcatcCACTCAACCTCCTTCCTCATCCATCTCTTTTGTCTAATTCTGGGCACAGTCTGGGACGTGATCATCTCGGGGCAGAATTACGCTTAAGACGGATCCCCCATCCTGAGTCTCCCTCTGCCTGCAGTCAGTCCAACCTTCCAGACCAGCCAACCGACAACATCCCTCTCCATCATAATCATTACCTTAGCATATTTTCTTCTGTCGCACATTCATACGATCTATCATTAAACATCTTAAACATATTTGGTTGTGCCGTGGTCCTTGCTAGTGATCTGGTTTGTAAGGAGTTAGAAATGTAACCCTCTGTGGATCATTACATGAGAGTCGTTAGCCGAGTCGCTGACCTTGTTTCTCCTATAGTCGTAAATCCTCCCAGCTGTTTGTGGGTCGTTGGGGTCACGTGTTCCAAGGTGGGACGGGGGCAGTTGGTTTGAGAGAGAATTCAAAATAGCATTGTAGGTTGGTGAAAGATGGTgtctcagaggaggagaggtgaaacatcttcaagatcttcaacgtAGTCCAGTTGTGTTTGGCTCAGGTTTTGAACtgaccatgacctggatgacggAGCACCCgcacagacaacaacaacaaaatagtGACAGCAATACTATACAGTTTTCCCCAACTTTACTTTTCTTAAAGGCATTGACATttcattaaagagcccatattctgccctttttggggttcgtatatttaatctacttttgtacgttcacaatagctaaagtctgaaaaaagtgtctgttttcatgtactgctcctccttgctccctctacgctctgagtccgtcagctacactctgttgagcccacactgttagaccccacgtcggccaagtctgctctgattggtctgccgatccgctctgtcgttattggtcagttgctcagcacgcgtctcggaaatttcaacatgagctgcaggacttgccacaacgagccaatgggcttagatcagtgatctcacactgacaatgacgccgcactgataattttttatcgaggggggctagaaccgagcgttccatgcagctaatgctacagctaacaggaggacgtaggagaagccgcgtttccgcggagtttccgctctctctctctctctctctctctctccctctccctctctctctctcttcctctctccccctctctctctctctctctctctctccctctccctctctctctccctctccctctttctctctctctctcttcctctctctctctcgctccctctctctctcgctccctctccctctctctctctccctctctcgctctcgctctctctctctctccctctttctctctctctctctccctctctctctccctatcttcctctctcccctctctctctctctctctctctcccccctctctctctctccctctctctccctctccctctctctctcttcctctctccccctctctctctctccctctctctctctctccctctctctctccccctctctctctctctctctccccctctctctctctctctctctctctccccctctctctctctctccctctctctctctctccccctctctctctctctctccctctctctctttccccgtctctctctccccccctctctctctctctctctctcccccctctctctctctctctctctccctctccctctctctctccccctctctctctctctgtctctctctccctctctctctctccctctctctctctccctctccctctctctctctccctctctctctcttcctctctccctctctctccctctccctctctctccctctctctctctccctgatgtccgactatctactgtcctaaaggcagaaaatgcccaaaaataaatcttaaaaaaaagaaaagtttcctTCTAATCCGTCATGCTTTCTAGTAGTTAAACTCTCTGCGACTACTCAAACTTCCACAGCACCACCAGATGTATTTCCTTTGAAAAGCTGACTTCACACTCATTTTAGCTCTGCTGAAGTTTGACAAAGAACCAGGTTGTTTGACGCACAATAAGTAGGTGAACAGCAACACATTCCTCGCATTTCATCGACAACTCACACGTGATTTAAATGTAGGACATTTTACCGAATCTGTCGATGTCTACCAATTTAATTAGGCTGTGcaaatttaaaatgatatttttaaaacaaataatataaGAATAGCCGTTACTCTGTAATTAACCTACAGACATGCATCGTCAACAAAATTAAATAGAGATAAAGAGAAATAAGGGCCACTGCAATTGTAAAGAATTGTattaatcaacattttttaCAGCTTTTGCAGATTAGCGTGGGAAACTTCCAGTGACTGAACTGAATACAAcccattcataaaaaataaaaaaaaagggcaagaTCAATAAGATGACCTGCACAGACAAAAATCAGAAGTCAGGTcaagagaaatatatatttttaaaatattttgagaCATACATGGATCGTGAACCCCCAAAAACTGAATCTACAAGACATATAATTGcactttaatacattttgtagggataaaaaaacgatttaattacatttcttttaagcTGCTTCATATTGTTTTTGGCTAACATTGTAGTTTGACATTTAGGCCTTCACCAGCAGGCTCCACATGGCGTGTTGTCTTCTATACACGTCTCCACACGTGATCTACAGTGAAACGAGATGTACTGAATGAATACACAAAATAACATGATGTCTTTTTAACACCAGCAGTATTGGACAATGTCTTATTATTCGTACGTACTTAGTCACTGCTTTGCAGGCACAACCTATTCTTTGATCCAGGTCCTTCCTTAAAGTCCCGAGGGAATCACAGGTACAGgccctgaaaaaaagaaactggactGATAACTATACACCTATTAAATGCCAAGCAAAAACTTTACAGGACATCCAGACAGTTATACAATTATACTCTACAGCATGAAGGCAAACAActgctttaaagaaatgaacTCGTACCTAATCTCCTCAGTGACCAGAACCACAGTGAGGTTCTTTACTCTGGGTGGTTGAAGATTTGGAACCTCTACACCTCCAAAGAAACTAAAAGTAAAAtcaaaaaagcaaaagcaagCTCATCAAATCAGAGCTCTCACATGAAGCAGCTTAATGTTCGAGTAAAGAGCGgagaaactttattttatttttttcactgaagGGTGGGGTACACATGTTGAGTGTAGTGCAGCTCACCTTTTAGAATCGTATGGCTCTTTTCTCTCACCATCAAGCATTACTGATGCTCCCTCACAGGCATATTGTGCAaactactcacacacacacacaccgtcataCATGTCACTAACCAAATCAGTGTATTTTTGGTTCAAActattgatttttcttctgGATACTTACCCTGGTTGAGGCTATTTTCCAGAATGAGCTAACAGGGTTGGGCAGGCAGTCCTCACAATTCTCAGTGAATGTTTCTGGATTAACaaagacatgaacacacaaagaacacattGATGAATGTTATAGAGTCACAATTCACTTTGGCAGAAGCATGTAGCTGAGCTAATTATTACAATTGCcatcatttgacatttttggcCCATATTTGCAGgtaatttgatattttaatgacaATACTGATGTGTTCTTGTCAGGTTCTTGTTAAGTTTTTCACTGGGACTGGTAGCCTATGTTGTGTTTAACatgagcgccctctggtggagccCCTGCAGACTTAAGTGGTGAGCCCTGTTAATTGTTGCCGGTCTCAGCTGTAAGTTGTCCCCATGGTAACGTGATTTGTAAATTATGCTCCGCAAAAATACGACACAGTAATTTCGTTTTTTCTTGGTTTAAGTGCTTTTTATCTTCGTGGTAAGTTGAGGACAGTCTATGGATTTAATATCAAACAGTTTTGTGACTTTTGTACGGATTCTTTGAACAGTAATCTTGTCTCACCTCGTTGTAAAGCTATGATAGCTTCGTCATTAACTTACTAACCGTTAGATAACAGTTAGCATTATGTTTTAGCCATTTCTGtagcttgttttttattttttatttttattttatacaaaaaTTGGCTGTGAGAGACTCAATATATGTAGGCTATGTTGGTGTCAAGTACATTTacgttttaatacatttaaatataaactgGCCAATTTGCACTGTCGTGTTCCTGTGCAATATCTGCAGCTTATTACTTGAAAGCGTGTTGGAGCCAAATGTGAATATTTACGCCTGGTTTATCACACAATACAATAGTAGACTACACAGCCACTACACAATCAATGGAGGAGACAATACAGTTCTTGTGTAAAGATTGGCTTTAAACATTT
This is a stretch of genomic DNA from Labrus bergylta chromosome 20, fLabBer1.1, whole genome shotgun sequence. It encodes these proteins:
- the LOC109975644 gene encoding ADP-ribosyl cyclase/cyclic ADP-ribose hydrolase 1 isoform X4; amino-acid sequence: MGHCETIWTNFELAYVGKEKCNFSDQNYDQLLAETPFKHPCGKTMFWSKTKDLVHKFTKKRDCFFTLEDTLLGYVLNGLSWCGEKGNNETFTENCEDCLPNPVSSFWKIASTRFAQYACEGASVMLDGERKEPYDSKSFFGGVEVPNLQPPRVKNLTVVLVTEEIRACTCDSLGTLRKDLDQRIGCACKAVTKSRVETCIEDNTPCGACW
- the LOC109975644 gene encoding ADP-ribosyl cyclase/cyclic ADP-ribose hydrolase 1 isoform X3, with amino-acid sequence MLGPTRAGRNTLYGCETIWTNFELAYVGKEKCNFSDQNYDQLLAETPFKHPCGKTMFWSKTKDLVHKFTKKRDCFFTLEDTLLGYVLNGLSWCGEKGNNETFTENCEDCLPNPVSSFWKIASTRFAQYACEGASVMLDGERKEPYDSKSFFGGVEVPNLQPPRVKNLTVVLVTEEIRACTCDSLGTLRKDLDQRIGCACKAVTKSRVETCIEDNTPCGACW
- the LOC109975644 gene encoding ADP-ribosyl cyclase/cyclic ADP-ribose hydrolase 1 isoform X5, producing the protein MFWSKTKDLVHKFTKKRDCFFTLEDTLLGYVLNGLSWCGEKGNNETFTENCEDCLPNPVSSFWKIASTRFAQYACEGASVMLDGERKEPYDSKSFFGGVEVPNLQPPRVKNLTVVLVTEEIRACTCDSLGTLRKDLDQRIGCACKAVTKSRVETCIEDNTPCGACW